Proteins from one Anopheles nili chromosome 2, idAnoNiliSN_F5_01, whole genome shotgun sequence genomic window:
- the LOC128726545 gene encoding hornerin-like produces the protein MGCLDASSCFVRRFKVLVLVASTMRAEQEVIVAIDEPGKTQYHEANFNTSSYQYGYEVGPNGQFHHETRGPDGVTYGCYGYIDPNGQLRVTHYVADTHGYRVVEPNRPVEIFVDAPTQYSNSISEDEPARERRRGELRPWTELYLPKGCGMFPGGMRPDGPQSGGNPPPAPTNPSTGGSGGSQGSKPPNQGHGQGQGQGQGQGQGQGQGQGQGQGQGQWQGQGQGQGQGQWQGQGQGQGQNQGQGQNQGQGQNQGQGQNQGQGQGQGQGQWQGQGQNQGQGQGQGQGQGQGQGQGQGQGQWQGQGQGQGQGQGQGQGQGQGQGQGQGQGQWQGQGQGQNQGQGQGQGQWQGQGQGQGQGQGQGQGQGQWQGQGQGQGNRPGQGQGQVQGQGQGQTQKPGQGQGQTQLQGQGQGQEQGSGPSQGQTQGQGQGQVQRPGQGPTQGQGQWQGQGQKPGQGQGQVQGQSQGQAQGQGQRPGQNQGQGQGQLQGQGQRPGQGQTQGQGQGQQSGQNQGQGQHQGEHQGQHQGSLGSINHQGQNQGSHQGVHGGQHQGQHQGSHQGPISSGQHQGQHQGSHQGANGEHQGQHQGSHQGPISSGQHQGQHQGSHQGSSGEHQGQHQGSHQGPISSGEHQSQHQGSHQGISSGQHQGQHQGFHQGLTGSNSHQGQHQGSHQGIGSGQSQGEHQHQHQGPITSGQHQGSHQGSHQGLSQGEFQGQHQGQHQKPISGNKEEHNLQVQVSWGQQGQGQEGQGQQGQTQGQNQGQSQGQNQGQSQGQGQNQGQSQGQGQNQGQSQGQGQSQGQSQGQGQRPPQGVQFGIGFKPGNGGLQAMLGLGGSHGGVSLGATVSTAGIGASANTTHTGPNHSVAGGIGATVDTSAGVHVSAGANASASVLGASVEHMHGSSVSITPDGVELSHGGHNAIDGPQVTVAGTVGVAVGVEAGLLGTALNHTGHVSVGGVDVSSATTVGAGIEANHTSIGLGAQLTHTGSISIPTVGPGPTTTERPPESTSSTPVPGSPGTAIGVYPPTKPIDTSSPPASSSSPPSGGDGTPPNYQIAVSQYPYFFLPYPFPPPNVPQAPCNCPADQQGQQQGQQHQPAGYLGFIPVLYVPNCHAQKSGLPANFNWPAPAPPEGFGQPLEDLPAQRLFQKPDGSWVLQRARNRSRRLRGRRPVAQRLLGEGVPGKK, from the exons GTCCTGGTGTTGGTTGCCAGCACTATGCGCGCGGAACAGGAAGTGATAGTAGCGATTGACGAACCAGGAAAAACCCAGTACCATGAAGCGAATTTCAACACAA GCTCGTACCAGTACGGCTATGAAGTGGGACCAAATGGTCAGTTCCATCATGAAACCCGCGGACCTGACGGTGTCACTTACGGATGTTACGGTTACATAGATCCTAATGGACAGCTCCGAGTGACGCATTACGTGGCCGATACCCATGGCTATCGGGTGGTGGAACCGAACCGTCCCGTTGAAATTTTCGTCGACGCTCCTACCCAGTACAGCAA TTCCATATCGGAGGATGAGCCAGCGCGAGAAAGACGCCGTGGAGAGCTACGACCCTGGACGGAGCTTTATCTGCCGAAGGGATGCGGGATGTTCCCTGGAGGAATGCGCCCGGATGGGCCTCAGTCAGGTGGTAACCCACCACCGG CACCAACAAATCCCAGCACCGGTGGAAGTGGCGGCTCACAAG GAAGTAAACCTCCCAATCAAGGACACGGGCAAGGTCAAGGGCAGGGACAAGGGCAAGGGCAGGGACAAGGGCAGGGACAAGGGCAGGGACAAGGGCAAGGACAATGGCAAGGCCAAGGGCAAGGACAAGGACAGGGGCAGTGGCAAGGACAAGGACAAGGACAGGGACAAAACCAAGGACAGGGACAAAATCAAGGACAGGGACAAAATCAAGGACAAGGACAAAACCAAGGACAGGGACAAGGGCAAGGGCAGGGACAATGGCAAGGGCAGGGGCAAAACCAAGGACAGGGACAAGGGCAAGGACAAGGGCAAGGACAAGGGCAAGGACAAGGGCAAGGACAGGGACAATGGCAAGGGCAGGGTCAGGGTCAGGGTCAAGGACAGGGACAAGGACAAGGACAAGGGCAGGGTCAGGGTCAGGGTCAGGGTCAAGGACAATGGCAAGGGCAAGGGCAGGGACAAAACCAGGGTCAAGGCCAAGGTCAAGGACAATGGCAAGGGCAAGGACAAGGCCAAGGGCAAGGACAGGGGCAGGGTCAGGGACAAGGACAATGGCAAGGACAAGGACAAGGTCAAGGTAATAGGCCAGGGCAAGGACAAGGACAGGTACAAGGCCAAGGGCAAGGACAAACCCAAAAGCCTGGACAAGGCCAAGGCCAAACGCAATTGCAAGGACAAGGCCAAGGGCAGGAACAGGGTTCTGGACCAAGTCAAGGCCAGACTCAAGGACAAGGTCAAGGACAAGTCCAACGGCCAGGTCAAGGTCCAACACAAGGCCAAGGTCAATGGCAAGGCCAAGGGCAGAAACCTGGACAAGGGCAGGGTCAAGTACAGGGACAGAGCCAGGGACAGGCACAGGGGCAAGGTCAACGTCCTGGGCAAAATCAAGGCCAAGGACAGGGCCAGCTGCAAGGGCAAGGGCAGCGACCAGGCCAAGGACAAACACAAGGGCAAGGTCAGGGTCAACAGTCTGGTCAAAACCAGGGGCAAGGTCAACATCAAGGTGAACACCAGGGGCAACATCAGGGTTCGCTAGGGTCTATTAATCATCAAGGACAAAACCAGGGCAGCCACCAAGGTGTGCATGGCGGTCAACATCAAGGACAACATCAAGGATCACACCAGGGACCGATCAGCTCCGGACAACATCAAGGGCAACATCAGGGAAGTCATCAAGGTGCCAACGGAGAGCATCAAGGTCAACACCAAGGTTCACACCAGGGACCTATCAGCTCGGGACAGCATCAGGGCCAGCATCAAGGTAGCCACCAAGGATCGAGCGGTGAGCACCAAGGCCAACATCAAGGTTCGCATCAGGGACCGATCAGCTCCGGTGAACACCAGTCACAGCATCAGGGTAGTCATCAAGGAATTAGCAGCGGCCAGCATCAGGGACAGCATCAGGGTTTTCATCAAGGCTTGACTGGATCGAACTCACATCAGGGACAACACCAGGGAAGCCATCAAGGAATTGGTAGCGGTCAAAGTCAG GGAGAACATCAGCATCAACATCAAGGACCGATCACCAGTGGTCAACATCAGGGCAGCCATCAAGGTAGCCATCAAGGGTTATCACAAGGCGAGTTCCAGGGACAACATCAAGGGCAGCATCAGAAGCCGATCAGTGGAAACAAGGAGGAACACAACCTGCAAGTTCAAGTGTCTTGGGGACAGCAAGGCCAAGGTCAGGAAGGCCAAGGACAACAAGGACAGACTCAAGGACAGAACCAAGGACAGTCCCAGGGTCAGAACCAGGGTCAGTCTCAAGGACAGGGACAAAATCAAGGACAGTCCCAAGGACAGGGTCAGAACCAGGGACAGTCTCAAGGACAAGGACAATCGCAGGGTCAGTCCCAAGGACAGGGTCAACGTCCCCCACAAGGAG TACAATTCGGGATCGGGTTTAAGCCGGGAAATGGGGGCCTGCAGGCAATGTTGGGCCTGGGTGGATCGCACG GTGGCGTATCGCTGGGAGCGACTGTGTCGACGGCTGGTATTGGCGCATCGGCCAACACCACGCATACAGGCCCGAACCACAGTGTGGCCGGTGGAATCGGTGCCACCGTGGATACTTCGGCAGGAGTTCACGTGAGTGCTGGCGCTAATGCATCCGCCAGTGTCCTGGGAGCGTCCGTTGAGCACATGCACGGTTCCAGCGTCTCGATAACGCCCGATGGGGTTGAGCTGTCACACGGTGGACACAACGCGATCGATGGCCCGCAGGTGACCGTCGCCGGAACCGTCGGTGTGGCGGTTGGCGTCGAAGCAGGTTTGCTAGGTACCGCTCTCAATCATACCGGGCACGTTTCGGTCGGTGGTGTCGACGTAAGTAGCGCCACGACGGTGGGCGCAGGAATCGAGGCCAATCACACGTCGATCGGGCTGGGCGCACAGCTAACGCACACTGGCAGTATTTCGATTCCAACCGTCGGACCAG GACCAACTACAACTGAGAGGCCACCGGAGTCCACTTCAAGCACGCCAGTGCCAGGATCTCCGGGTACCGCCATTGGAGTGTATCCAccaacgaaaccgatcgatacCAGCTCACCACCGGCATCGTCCTCGTCACCACCATCTGGAGGTGATGGAACACCTCCAAACTACCAGATAGCCGTGTCACAGTACCCATACTTCTTCTTGCCGTACCCATTCCCACCACCGAACGTGCCCCAAGCACCGTGTAACTGTCCAGCGGACCAACAAGGCCAACAGCAGGGCCAGCAGCATCAACCGGCCGGCTATCTGGGCTTCATTCCGGTGCTCTACGTTCCCAACTGCCACGCCCAGAAGAGTGGATTGCCGGCGAACTTCAACTGGCCTGCACCGGCTCCACCGGAAGGGTTCGGCCAGCCGCTGGAAGACCTGCCTGCTCAGAGGTTGTTCCAGAAACCCGACGGTAGCTGGGTGTTGCAGCGCGCTCGTAACCGCTCTCGGCGTCTTCGTGGTCGACGGCCAGTTGCCCAGCGACTTCTCGGCGAGGGTGTGCCTGGGAAGAAGTAG